In Borrelia hispanica CRI, the sequence CAAATATAAGAGACCTCACAAAAAAACTACCATCAGATTATACTCCTAAAAATGGAGAAATTTACCAATACTTATATATATATAATAATAAAAATAATTAATTAATTAATTTTATTATCTTGCAATATAGTGAATATTAATTAATTTAATTAATATTCACTATACTTTATAATTGTATATTGAATTGAAAATGAAAAAAATTAAATGATGCAAAAGATATTTCACAGTTACTCAGATATACAAACTTATTTTAATATACACTACTTAAATAAAAATTAAGAAATAAGATAGAATTATATTGCTATATATCTCACATAACAAATACTATAATATAAAACCAATGCAATTTTTATAGTCTTGATAAAACAAGATTTTAGATTGAAAAATTAATAAGATATATATTTGCTCTTACTAAAACTAATATTAACATGCATAAAAATATTAAAACTTCCCAATTTCTCTTTATAGCACCTATTTTCACTATTTAACCCACTGTATTTGTTTATGACAAAACTTATACTTTAAAAACCAGAAAAAAAGTAATCCAAAAGACCAAAAAATCTTGACAAGATCATACATAATTAAATGTAAAGACACTTGTATTATAAAATTTAAAATTGAAACATATGAAATTCAATTTATTAAAAAGACGCCCATCAAAAAATTACAACTAAGACATAAAATGAAAATAAACAACATTATTATATCAAAATATAGAATTCTCTAATCCTTTGAAAAAGAATTTTATCTTTAAAATTTATTTACAAGATTAGCAAATATTGTTAATATTAATTAATAATATAATTAACATTTTTAATTATATTAAATTTAATAACAATTTAAGGGAGGGGATATTATGTCAATACTATCAAAATCTATATTTACAACATTACAAAAAGTAGGAAAAGCTTTCATGTTACCAATAGCTCTGCTACCAATAGCCGGACTTTTACTAGGAATCGGCAGTGCTCTTACTAACAAAACAATGATTCAAACCTATGGGATTGAAGCACTATTTGGAGAAAAAACTATAATGCATGCGACATTGTCTTTGATAAAATATACAGGAGAAGTTATTTTCGCAAACTTACCCTTAATGTTTGCAATAGCAATTCCAATTGGACTAGCAAAAGCTGAAAAAGGAACAGCAGCACTTGCTGGTGTCATAGGTTTCTTAGTTATGCATCAAACTATTAACGGCGTTTTATCAATTCAAGGCATTACTCCTTCAACCACAAACGTAGAAGCACTCTTAGCAATCGGAACAAGCGAAGCAGAAGCAATTTCTAAAAGTCAAGAATACACAAATGTACTTGGAATTTTTTCCCTACAAATGAGCGTAATGGGAGGAATGATAGCAGGATTTATTGCAGCAATGCTTCATAACAAATTGCACAATATCCATCTACCTACATTTCTAGCATTTTTTGGAGGATCAAGATTTATTCCCATCATAACCACACTTGTAATGTTTATAGTAGGAATAATTTTAACATGTATTTGGCCATTCATTCAAGGTATGATGACCTCATTAGGCAATATCATAGAAAAATCAGGATATTTTGGCTCATTTGCATATGGAGCAATTAAAAGATCTTTGATACCTTTTGGACTTCATCACATCTTTTACATGCCTTTCTGGCAAACATCTCTAGGCGGAACAATGGAAATTAATGGAGAATTGATATCAGGAGCACAAAATATATTCTTCAAACAATTAGCAGATCCTCATACCACACATTTTGAAGTCACAAAAGGAACCCGTTTTTTTAGTGGCGAATTTATAGTAATGATTTTTGGATTACCTGGAGCTGCTCTTGCAATGTATCATACCTCAAAAACCGAAAATAAAAAAGATGCTGCTTCTCTATTAATATCAGCTGGCTTTACATCAATGCTAACAGGAATCACAGAACCCCTTGAATTTGCATTTCTCTTTGCAGCACCTGCTCTCTATTATCTTATATATGTCCCGCTATTTGGACTTGCTCACTTATTAGCTCATATTTTCAATATTGGAGTTGGATTAACATTCTCTGGTGGATTCATTGACATGTTCTTGTTTGGAATATTACAAGGCAACAGCAAAACAACTTGGATCATGATTCCTACTATTGGAATATTTTACTTCATAGGATTCTACTATATTTTCAAACTTGCAATTATAAAATTCAATCTTAAAACACCTGGTCGCGAAGATCTAGAAGAAGACATAATAAAAGCAAACCCACACAAAACAAAAATTTCAGAAATTGCTGGAAAAGTACTAGAAGGACTTGGAGGAAAAGGAAATATAACATACCTTGATGCATGTGCATCAAGATTAAGAATAAATGTTAATCAAATAGAATTAGTAAAGTCCGACATTTATTTCAAATCTATTGGAGCAAGCGGCATGCTTAAAAAAGGAAATGATATTCAAATCGTATTCGGAGGAGTCTCTGATAATATAAGAATGGAAATAAATAAAATTCAAACTACCAAATAATCAAAAAATATAAACTAACAATAAGAGGAGAGAAGTATTATCAAAAACTACTCCTCTTATCATTTTTTAAAAGGAGGAATACAATTATGCATAAATATCAATATTTCATTTCTGGAAAAGTACAAGGCATAGGATTTAGATTTTTCACAGAACAAATAGCAAAAAAAATAGGAATCAAA encodes:
- a CDS encoding PTS transporter subunit EIIC → MLPIALLPIAGLLLGIGSALTNKTMIQTYGIEALFGEKTIMHATLSLIKYTGEVIFANLPLMFAIAIPIGLAKAEKGTAALAGVIGFLVMHQTINGVLSIQGITPSTTNVEALLAIGTSEAEAISKSQEYTNVLGIFSLQMSVMGGMIAGFIAAMLHNKLHNIHLPTFLAFFGGSRFIPIITTLVMFIVGIILTCIWPFIQGMMTSLGNIIEKSGYFGSFAYGAIKRSLIPFGLHHIFYMPFWQTSLGGTMEINGELISGAQNIFFKQLADPHTTHFEVTKGTRFFSGEFIVMIFGLPGAALAMYHTSKTENKKDAASLLISAGFTSMLTGITEPLEFAFLFAAPALYYLIYVPLFGLAHLLAHIFNIGVGLTFSGGFIDMFLFGILQGNSKTTWIMIPTIGIFYFIGFYYIFKLAIIKFNLKTPGREDLEEDIIKANPHKTKISEIAGKVLEGLGGKGNITYLDACASRLRINVNQIELVKSDIYFKSIGASGMLKKGNDIQIVFGGVSDNIRMEINKIQTTK